Proteins found in one Gardnerella vaginalis ATCC 14018 = JCM 11026 genomic segment:
- a CDS encoding DUF998 domain-containing protein, translating to MPAIWQVTQRLFTVASGIVAICSMCTFVVGYLRTHKEILKKNWLQIAKHAFEIIALSTIYGATMLLMSFALLSIINSIIGRSAVNSYLPVLCCALSGIVGYATLVQAELLEAKTVASLLPLFVISGAATAGLTSDDPYWYNNNFSQLGDKTTFAASMFNATLILSGICIIITSYFAITEFVATQKEILQHKDTNITKHFKTRTTIMATLLILGGIAFIGIGTFRYTPHPVIHDLCARGVTGLICTMLICLPWLAPRLSKTFYVASDLAVVLTAWVGNQWVQGHNTLTNVEALSCLLFLGWIIVFSRQVAAMQSDRLQIKINEHSKNNIQYDIG from the coding sequence ATGCCAGCGATTTGGCAAGTTACGCAACGATTATTTACGGTAGCATCTGGAATAGTGGCTATTTGCAGCATGTGTACTTTTGTAGTCGGATATTTAAGAACACACAAAGAAATACTTAAAAAGAATTGGCTACAAATTGCAAAACATGCTTTTGAAATAATCGCATTATCTACGATTTATGGCGCAACAATGCTGCTTATGTCTTTCGCTCTGCTTTCTATAATCAATAGCATTATTGGAAGAAGCGCAGTAAACAGTTATCTTCCTGTACTTTGTTGTGCTTTAAGTGGAATTGTTGGATACGCAACTCTGGTTCAAGCGGAACTCTTAGAGGCGAAAACCGTTGCATCACTGCTACCACTATTTGTGATTTCTGGTGCAGCAACAGCTGGATTGACATCCGACGACCCGTATTGGTACAACAATAACTTCTCTCAACTAGGAGATAAAACAACATTTGCTGCAAGCATGTTTAATGCTACGCTGATTTTATCTGGAATATGCATTATTATTACAAGCTACTTTGCTATAACAGAGTTCGTTGCCACTCAGAAAGAAATTTTGCAACATAAAGACACTAATATTACAAAACACTTTAAAACTAGAACCACCATTATGGCTACATTACTAATTTTGGGGGGAATTGCGTTTATTGGCATAGGAACATTTAGATACACTCCTCACCCAGTTATACATGATTTATGTGCAAGAGGTGTTACTGGTCTTATTTGCACTATGCTTATTTGCCTTCCTTGGCTTGCTCCTAGACTTTCTAAAACATTCTACGTAGCTTCAGATTTAGCAGTAGTCCTTACCGCATGGGTTGGAAATCAATGGGTGCAGGGTCATAACACATTAACTAATGTAGAAGCATTATCTTGTTTACTCTTTTTAGGATGGATAATAGTATTTTCAAGACAGGTCGCTGCAATGCAAAGCGACCGTTTGCAAATTAAAATAAATGAACATTCTAAAAACAATATTCAATATGATATAGGTTAA